CTTGTCTCTTTGTTTTTCCTCTAAGAAGACATCATGTCATTGTCATCTTACTCATTTTTTTCTGCCATTTGGTGTAGGTTCTCTCCCATACAACATGTTCAACTTTCTAGTCCAGGCAACTCGAGGACTCAACTTGGAAGAATGCTCACTGTAGATTCTAGGCAAGTTTTTTCATGCCGGTTTCTATTTAACCATGGTTTTGTTACTTACACGACTCTGCTGATGCCTATAGATCGTTACTAGCTGTATCTCTTTTGTATATTTTGCCTAGTGCTGAAGTGCTCACTATTGGCTCTTCTAGAAAATTGAATTCGTTGGAGTGTTCACTTTTCTAAGCCACTCCTTAATGCTGATTGTTGAACGTAAAATTTTATATATTTTAAATAGCAACGAGTAATATTGAGTCCTATTATGCATTTTGCAGTGGTCTCTTTCTTGCTGTCAGTGCATATCATGATCGCTTCGCTCTATTTTCCCTCTCTACATCGTCTATGGCTGATATTATTCACGAGGTATTGGTTTCTGTCACCAACTTGGGGAGCATCTTGGAACTTCATTTGATCCTTTTAACCATGGCATGACTCATGAGTGATACAATATTTTTTTAAAAAACTTTTAGAGGATTTTCTATCCTTCTGAAGACGGAGGAAAGACTAGCTCTGTAGAAGAATTATCTGGTACTATTTGGAGCATGTGTTTCATTTCCAAAGGTTTTAATGAATCCAAGAGTTATGATCCTGTTCTTGCCATTGTTTTTAATAGGTATGTAATCCTCGCAATTCAAAAAGCTTTGTTTTTAGTTATTGCGCTTTCTCCATAAGAGTCTGTGACCCAAGAGTTGCTGACCTCAGTATTTTTTTCTGATTGCATAGGAAAGGATCTCTCCTGAATGAGTTGGTTTTATTTAGATGGAACATCAAAGAGGAATCCATATGTTTAATATCAGAGTATGTTGAAGCTGGGCCTCTGGCACATAGTATTGTTGAAGTTCCTCACTCCTCTGGATTCGCCTTTCTGTTAAGAATTGGTGACGCTCTCTTAATGGATCTCAGAGATCCTCAAAACCCTTGCTGTTTGGTTAGGACATCCTTAGATCTTGCTCCTCCTGCTTCATTAGTGGAAGAACATTTTGTTGAAGAGTCGTGTAGAGTACAAGATGGAGACGATGAGGGTCTTTCTAACGTTGCTGCATCTGCGTTGTTAAAGCTCAGCGATTGGGATCCAATGTTCATAGATACTGAAAGCGAGATTGGAAAGTTGAGCTCTAAGCATGTCTCTTCATGGACTTGGGAACCGGATCATAACTATAATCCTCGGATGATTATTTGCTTAGATGATGGTGAATTTTTCGTGTTTGGACTCGTATATGACGATGATGGTGTCAAGATTAATATATCAGAATGTTTGTACAAAGGCTTACCGTGCAAAGAAATATTATGGGTGGAAGGTGGGTTCCTGGCCACGTTTGCCGAAATGGCGGATGGAACGGTTTTCAAATTGGGAAAAGAGAAGTTACATTGGATGAGTTCCATTCAAAACATTGCTCCGATCTTGGATTTCTCGGTTGTGGATGACCAGAACGAGAAACGAGACCAAATGTTTGCTTGCTGTGGCGTAACGCCTGAAGGCTCTTTAAGGATTATTCGCAGTGGCGTTAATGTAGAAAAGCTTCTGAAAACCGCGCCTGTTTATCAAGGAATAACTGGTACTTGGACTGTTAAAATGAAGCTTCCTGATGTGTACCATTCATTTCTTGTTCTGTCTTTTGTTGAGGAGACTAGGGTTTTATCAGTTGGATTAAGTTTTAAAGATGTCACTGATTCGGTTGGTTTCCAGCCTGATGTCTGCACCTTGGCATGTGGGCTTGTTGCCGATGGTTTGTTGGTGCAGATTCACCAAGATGCAGTAAGGCTGTGCATGGCCAACATGGATGGTTCTTCACCGTTTGTCTCCTCTTGGTTTCCAGAAAACGTCAGTATCAGCTTGGGGGCGGTTGCTGAAAATCTGATAGTTGTGTCTACGTCTAACCCTTGTTTCCTCTCTGTTCTTGGGGTCAGATCAGTATCATCTCACTGCTGCGAAATCTACGAAATTCAACGGGTGGAGTTGCAGTACGAAGTCTCCTGCATCTCAATTCCTCAAAAATGTATTGGGAAGAAGAGATGCAAAGCTGCGATTCCTTCTGGTATGGAGCGAGGCTATACGTTTTTGATCGGCACACATAAGCCTTCTGTTGAGGTCCTCTCCTTCTCAGAAGATGACGGTGGTGGTCTTAGAGTCCTTGCCTCTGGGATGGTATCGCTAACGAATACAATGGGAACGGCTATTCGTGGATGTATTCCTCAGGATGTAAGACTCGTGTTAGTTGATCAAATCTATGTCCTTTCTGGGTTAAGAAATGGGATGCTACTTCGTTTTGAGTGGCCTTCCTTTTCACATTCATCCGGGTTGAATAAAGAAGAGATGGACATTGTTGTGGGTGAAAGAGAGAATTTACCCATCAACCTTGTGTTAATTGCCACACGACGTATCGGCATCACACCTGTTTTTCTGGTTCCGTTCAGTGATTCACTAGATTCAGATATCATAGCTCTTAGTGACAGGCCGTGGTTGTTACACACAGCTCGACAAAGCCTTTCCTACACTTCCATCTCGTTCCAAGCTTCTACTCATGCAACTCCTGTATGCTCGTCTGAATGCCCTCAAGGCATTCTTTTTGTTGCAGAGAACTCTTTACATCTGGTAAGTATATTCTATTTTACAAATTTTAGTTCCAGACTTTCACTGACTATTGCGGTGTGCTTTGGACAACGATATGCTAATTCTAGGCCTGCAAATTTGGTTAGTTCAGTTACTCGGTTCGGGGAGTTTGGTTCGGGTAGTTTGGTTTAACATAAATCTTATCGAACTAACTCGAAATAAAGTTTGGTATTCAGTTTTTGAAAATCTTATCAAAGTTTTTGAAAATCCTGTCAAAGTTTTGATTTTGGTTAGATTTTTGTTTAATTTTGTTAAAAATTTGGATAAATTCGGTCAGTTCTGTACTTGGTTAGTTCGGTTCGGGTTTTTGGTATGTTTTGGTAACCAATTGCCCAACTGAACTGAAAACCGAAGTTTTTAAGAAAACCTACCGAACTAACCTAGGCCTAGCTATTTCTATCAGTCAATGTTTAATTTTCTGATGTAGTCTGCTTGAAATATTATTAGCAACAAACAAAGAAATAGTTATTTCTTTCTATAGTTTATTAGTTTTATTCACGATAGACATTTGTAGGATTCAGTTGGAGCTATTATTTTGATCCGTCTATGGTTGTTGCCTGACGTATTAGCTTGGTTTGTAGGTGGAGATGGTGCATAGCAAACGGCTTAATGCGCAAAAGTTTCACCTTGGAGGCACTCCGCGAAAGGTTATCTACCATAGTGAAAGCAAACTATTGATTGTGATGAGAACTGATCTGTGTGATGCTGGTACGTCTGATATATGCTGCGTGGACCCGCTCAGTGGATCAGTGCTGTCATCCTACAAGCTCAAACCTGGAGAAACTGGAAAATCGATGGAGCTTGTACACGTGGGAAATGAGCAAGTCCTTGTGGTTGGGACGAGTTTGTCATCTGGTCCTGCTATACTACCCAGCGGTGAAGCAGAAAGGTTTGAAAAAATCTAGTTCTTTAAGCCACTTTTTAATTTGACCATTGAGTGATTGTGTGTATACCTTTGAATGCTTACTTTACAGTACAAAAGGACGAATACTCATTCTCTGCTTAGTACACACTCAAAACTCGGATAGTGGTTCGATGACAATCTGTTCAAAAGACGGTTCAACTTCCCAACGTACATCGCCTTTTCGTGATGAACAACTATCAAGCAGTAGTCTCTGCAGCAGTCCAGATGATAACAGCTACGATGATGATATCAAACTTGACGAAGCTGAAGCGTGGCATTTAAAATTGGCAGCTGCAACCACTTGGCCGGGTATGGTACTTGCGATCTGTCCGTACCTTGATCGTTTCTTCCTGGCGTCTGCTGGCAATGCTGTAAGCTTAACTTTTGATAATATATAGTTTTGTTTGCCACTTGTTTAGCGTGCTAATCTGCTGCTTTTCGATAGTTCTATGTATGCGGTTTCCCGAACGATCGTCCTGATAAAATGAAGAGGTTTGCGGTGGGGAGGACACGTTTCATGATAACATCTCTGCGCACGTACTTGACTAGAATCGTCGTTGGGGATTGCCGTGATGGTGTTCTGTTTTATTCTTACCATGAGGTTTGTGCATCTTGTCCCTTTCTTATACGTTCTTTTCTTTGTTTGCCTACTTAAATGGCTGTTAATATTTGATATTCTTTTTTTTTCATGCTATTGAAGGATGTGAAGAAACTTCACCAAGTATATTGTGATCCAGCGCAGCGGTTAGTTGCTGATTGCTTTCTAATGGATGCCAATTCTGTTGCTGTATCTGATCGCAAGGGGAGTATAGCTATCCTGTCTTGCAAAGACCATTCAGACTTTGGTACGAAACACTTTACCTTTGCTGATTATCTAGTCTTCACTGATTATTCTTAGGATTCTTCTAAATGCTATGGAGCAACTTGTGATTTGAAAATACTCTTAATAGAGGCTTTGTTATGTGACTTAGAAGATTTTGCGAACTGAAAATACCTAGTTGTGATGATGCAGAGTATTCAAATCCGGAATCCAACCTGAATCTGAACTGTGCTTATCACATGGGTGAGGTGGCCATGGCTATCAAAAAGGTAAATCCTAAACTTTGCAGTGAGTATTTCACTGAACCACTACCATAACTTGAAAAGTTAGTGCTTCTATCTGAATTGCTTTCTGTTCACGTAGTTTTGTGCTGTTATTATAACAAAGCTTAATCTTATGTTGTTTACCTTCTTTAGATAAGTATGTTATAGTCTTTGGTTATAGAAAACGACTGCTTGGCGCATTGGTCCATGTCTAACAATTCCTTGAGCTTAAGTTGGTGCAAGTTCAATCTCTGTTCTCAATATGATATCTCTCTCTCTCTCTCTCTACATTGTGAACAGGGTGGCAACATTTACAAACTTCCAGCTGATGATGTGCTGCGAAGTTATGGTCTTAGTAAAAGCACTGAAGCAGCTGATGATACTATCATAGCTGGCACACTATTAGGAAGTATATTCGTCTTTGCTCCTATTTCAAGGTATGATTTTAATATATATTGACTATATATTACTAGTGTTTGCAAAATATACATTCTCACGGCCTTTTTCCACCAAGTAGAAGCTTTACGGTCTTGTTTTATACTTAGTTGCCGTTAAGCTTGCACCAGAAATTGAGTGACTGACCACAAGTTTCTGTAGGGAGGAATATGAGCTCCTAGAAGCCGTCCAAGCAAAGCTTGTGGTTCATCCGCTGACTGCTCCTGTTCTTGGTAATGATCACAAGGAGTTCCGAGGTCGAGAGAGTCCGGTAAGTGAACCAAAAAGCAGTTCTAGTGTTTCTAAGATTTGAATTCACACTTCGGTGGCTGCATTGGGCGAGTAGACGTGGACATATGTAGAAGATATTGCTAAGAATCATCTCGTATCCATTATTAGTAATATGAAACATAATTTGTTTTCACAATGTTTGCAGTCCCAAGCGACAAAGATTTTGGACGGTGACATGCTTGCTCAGTTCTTGGAGCTTACAAATAGACAGCAGGAGTCAGTTTTATCTACACCTCAGCCATCACCAAGCTCATTAAAAGCAAGTTCAAAACAATGTCCTTCTCCGCCTCTCATGCTGCACCAAGTTGTACAATTGCTCGAGCGTGTCCATTACGCTCTGCACTAGGACATCAACCCTCTTTCTACTGCAAGCATGCATTCTAAAGCACGCCAGTTCCATTACTTCAGTGATTCGATGTGGTGCGTAACTGAGTCCAAATTCTTAGCAGCTGGAAACTGCCTATGGAATTTATAAAACTAAGTGGTAGTAAAAAGTGGTGAACTGCGAATTCTTACAAGCTTGTCGACATTATTGCTTATAGGATGCAAAGAGTTAGTTGGAAAACTATCCAGTGTCTTAGGAGCTGCCTTGTGTTCTTGAGAGCAGTGAGTCTTAACGACTAATCCTTGAGATGTGTTCTCTTTCTCTCTCTCAGACATTTTGTAGAGGATCATACTTTCCTATGTACAGAGTTGAGATGTTTTTTAAATGCAGAGGACTCGGTATCATTGTGTATATACATAAAACCCAATATATATATTTTTCATTGCTCTAATATAAATGTGATATGATAACATAAAATTATTGAGTGAATAAACGTTTAGTTTATATAAAACATGGATAATAATAAGGGTTTCATATTATTTATTTTTAGATACTTTCAATCGATACAAATATTTTTAAAAATCTCGCATATTATTGGATACATGTCTACGAGGGGACAAGACTAGCAGCTGCTACCTTGACATAAAGATCTTGACCTCCAGCATTGTACTTCCGCATATCATCGAGCTCTCCGGTCCACATCACACATCCCGACCCACCATTCATGATATCCATATTCGCATACCCGGTACAGTTACAATCTCTAACACACTTCTCCCTGCATTCCTTCAACCCGATCCTCTTGTCCACAACCGCTTCGCTTGTCTCCGGTAGCTTCATCTGACTCATCCGCAGAAACCCATCTCCCTCTCCACAGCTTAGCTTCGAGCTCCTCACACAACCACCTGACATATCTCTCAAATCCCATCTTCCAGCATTCTTGGGAACGAAGCCTTTGATACAGTTACACGTAGGCGACGTGTGCATGTCACAGTAAGCGTAAGGACCGCAAACTTTGTACAGATCGCATGTATCTTCCGGGAACGACCAAAACATGTTACGTTGCGGTACTGTCTTAGTCCATGTGATTACTTGTAAGTACCCTGTGGAACTCATTCTAAATCTTGTGTGGATGTTGTGGTTGTTGTTGACTTGGAAACTGTACGCGACTTCCTCGTTGTTATCTATGAAACTGTTATCAATGTAGCTCCAGTTTTGCATTTTTGGTATGCCGTTAAACCGGACTCCGTTCCAAGGACCGGTTCGGTACACTTTGAACTCATTCTTCAGTAGATAAAACTCATGTAAAAACCCTTCGGTTTCGAGTATGAACGAAAAATCTCCACTTGATGGATCAGTAGGGCTTTTCCAAGATGTGAGGATTTTTTCGTTTTCTGAACCGATGAGGTTCCGACCAAGTTTCATCTCCGGGAGCAAAGTATCCACCGGATAATCAAAGCTCTGCCACATGAACCGGTCTAGGTCGTTGGTTTTGGAGTCTCTAAGCACGAAGTTGCCGTTAGCGAGAAGCTCTGCCGTAACTGGTAAATGCGCAACTCCCGTAAAGTTCGTTGACCATACAGGAGTATTAGAATGGTCAAGGAGGACGAGGCTAGCGTGAGAGATTTTGAGTGTCCCCATGGAGTTGTGAAGAGCGTTGTCTCTGTTGGCAACCCAAACATATGTTCTATGACCAGAGGTTGTCTTGTACCAAATACCGAGATACCAACGATCAGTACCATCTGGAGAGTTTCTTGTGGTGGTTTTGAAGAAGCCAAGCTCGAAGACATCACCGGGAGACACAAGGGTTTTGTTGCTTGATATTGTAAGAGCTTCGTTAGGTGACAAAGTATTGGTCGAGAACACATGAGGAAACAGAACCAATATAACGAAAAAGAATAAGGTGTAAGAGTGATGATAGTTTGGTATTACACCTCTCATCTCTCTCTTCACCACTTTAATTTTCTATGCATTCTCGCCCGTTATTTATAGAAAAAATTGTTACATATGGACTTTATGTCTTTATTAGATTTGCAAACCTAATGAGGATGGTTTGATTTTAATTTGCATGGTTTATGTCTTAATTGTAGATATTATATACTTTCCAGCAGACAAGAAAATTTTTATTTCCACATTCTATGACTTTCCAGCCACTCATTAACTCATTTTAACAAACTATTGTCATTGGTCAGTAACCTTACCACGTGAAATTGATTTCTCATGCAACGTAACATAACATGTGTTTTTGGACCAAATGACATAACATATCATATGTTGTTTCCTTCAGTTTGACTTAAAACTGCAACGTCCAACGAAATAATATAAAATGGAAATAGAAAAAAGGCAAAAATTTTATAAAGCATCAATGTCAAGAACAAAGCCAAGAAAAATAAAGTCTTGAGAAGACAAGAGGTCATTAGCTCAGTTTGAAAGAATCATAACCATTGTGTCAGAGGTCACTAACTCGAGTGACTTCTGAGACAAACATGATATAGTTTTGAGCTTGAAGAGATTAGGGGATTCGGTCCTGAACTTCTTCATATTCAAAAAAATAAATTTGGAGAAAAAGATTGGTAGAAAAATTTATTTCACTTCTTCTCATGATTGAGTGCATCTATATCATTGGAAAATTATTATCATGAAAACTTTTACGTGTAGTTGGGTATGTATTGGAATGGGTACATAATCACCTTATATATTTTTATTTTAGCTAGTGAAAGCAACTTCAACTTTTTAATAAGGGGTAGTGAAACCACTCAATGTTACTCTGGTGGCAGAAGAGTTTTGGATTGTTAAGTAATATGGGTTCAAAAACA
The DNA window shown above is from Brassica oleracea var. oleracea cultivar TO1000 chromosome C3, BOL, whole genome shotgun sequence and carries:
- the LOC106334702 gene encoding S-locus-specific glycoprotein, which encodes MRGVIPNYHHSYTLFFFVILVLFPHVFSTNTLSPNEALTISSNKTLVSPGDVFELGFFKTTTRNSPDGTDRWYLGIWYKTTSGHRTYVWVANRDNALHNSMGTLKISHASLVLLDHSNTPVWSTNFTGVAHLPVTAELLANGNFVLRDSKTNDLDRFMWQSFDYPVDTLLPEMKLGRNLIGSENEKILTSWKSPTDPSSGDFSFILETEGFLHEFYLLKNEFKVYRTGPWNGVRFNGIPKMQNWSYIDNSFIDNNEEVAYSFQVNNNHNIHTRFRMSSTGYLQVITWTKTVPQRNMFWSFPEDTCDLYKVCGPYAYCDMHTSPTCNCIKGFVPKNAGRWDLRDMSGGCVRSSKLSCGEGDGFLRMSQMKLPETSEAVVDKRIGLKECREKCVRDCNCTGYANMDIMNGGSGCVMWTGELDDMRKYNAGGQDLYVKVAAASLVPS
- the LOC106334701 gene encoding pre-mRNA-splicing factor prp12-like gives rise to the protein MMAAPEDESSAQSQSSSAATAAPTPPPPPSAGDHYLAKCVLPPSVVLQVAYGYFRSPSSRDVVFGKETCLELVVIGEDGIVESVCEQNAFGTIKDLAVIPRSKMGKDLLAVLSDSGKLSFLSFSNEMHRFSPIQHVQLSSPGNSRTQLGRMLTVDSSGLFLAVSAYHDRFALFSLSTSSMADIIHERIFYPSEDGGKTSSVEELSGTIWSMCFISKGFNESKSYDPVLAIVFNRKGSLLNELVLFRWNIKEESICLISEYVEAGPLAHSIVEVPHSSGFAFLLRIGDALLMDLRDPQNPCCLVRTSLDLAPPASLVEEHFVEESCRVQDGDDEGLSNVAASALLKLSDWDPMFIDTESEIGKLSSKHVSSWTWEPDHNYNPRMIICLDDGEFFVFGLVYDDDGVKINISECLYKGLPCKEILWVEGGFLATFAEMADGTVFKLGKEKLHWMSSIQNIAPILDFSVVDDQNEKRDQMFACCGVTPEGSLRIIRSGVNVEKLLKTAPVYQGITGTWTVKMKLPDVYHSFLVLSFVEETRVLSVGLSFKDVTDSVGFQPDVCTLACGLVADGLLVQIHQDAVRLCMANMDGSSPFVSSWFPENVSISLGAVAENLIVVSTSNPCFLSVLGVRSVSSHCCEIYEIQRVELQYEVSCISIPQKCIGKKRCKAAIPSGMERGYTFLIGTHKPSVEVLSFSEDDGGGLRVLASGMVSLTNTMGTAIRGCIPQDVRLVLVDQIYVLSGLRNGMLLRFEWPSFSHSSGLNKEEMDIVVGERENLPINLVLIATRRIGITPVFLVPFSDSLDSDIIALSDRPWLLHTARQSLSYTSISFQASTHATPVCSSECPQGILFVAENSLHLVEMVHSKRLNAQKFHLGGTPRKVIYHSESKLLIVMRTDLCDAGTSDICCVDPLSGSVLSSYKLKPGETGKSMELVHVGNEQVLVVGTSLSSGPAILPSGEAESTKGRILILCLVHTQNSDSGSMTICSKDGSTSQRTSPFRDEQLSSSSLCSSPDDNSYDDDIKLDEAEAWHLKLAAATTWPGMVLAICPYLDRFFLASAGNAFYVCGFPNDRPDKMKRFAVGRTRFMITSLRTYLTRIVVGDCRDGVLFYSYHEDVKKLHQVYCDPAQRLVADCFLMDANSVAVSDRKGSIAILSCKDHSDFEYSNPESNLNLNCAYHMGEVAMAIKKGGNIYKLPADDVLRSYGLSKSTEAADDTIIAGTLLGSIFVFAPISREEYELLEAVQAKLVVHPLTAPVLGNDHKEFRGRESPSQATKILDGDMLAQFLELTNRQQESVLSTPQPSPSSLKASSKQCPSPPLMLHQVVQLLERVHYALH